From the genome of Helicobacter sp. 11S03491-1:
TCCAAAATCTCTTTTGTTTCAAGGGCATCTAAAAACTCAGGCTGTTTATGAGATTTTTTTTGAGGTTTGTCCAAAATACACTCAGAAATTTTGAACTCTAAAAAACGAAAATGGATTGATAAGGGCAATCTTTTAGCTATATCATCAGCAAAATCTAAAGCATCTTGGGTTGAAGCATCTAACAAAAATATATATTCTGAAGGAGTCTTTGTAAGATCAAAGCAATGAGAAAATTTTAGATTTTTTAATGTGGCATGGTATTGCAAAAACTTATCAAATATGCGAGCATGAGATTTTGATTGAGTGCTAAAAATAAACTCAAAAACCATCTCTAATAACCCCTAAAAGAAAAATTAGCAATTTCTTGAAGATCTTTATTGCCGATTTTTTCTACCTCAACCCCCAAATCTAAAAGATATCCAACAGCTAACTTTTCTGCTACAACAGCGCCCTTTTTAACCTCCTCAGAAAGCCTAAAAGCAGTTTGTTCTCCAATGACTTGGGGAACAATGCCAATAATCTTTACAGGTGGGAGATCACCTAAAAGTTGAGTAAGTTTAAGAGTTTGGAGCATTTCAACCTCATGAGCGCTTCCTGCCCAAGTAATCGTGTTAGGGACATTATCAAAATCAAAATAATAAACTTCCCCTATTTTTTCATTATCCACACTCACACAATCAAGAATCAAAACCTTATCATAAGAAGTGATAATAGGGATTAACATCTGCGCCATTGTCCCTCCATCAATAATATCAATATCATGATCACCTCTAAAGGCATAATTAAGTTTCAAGAAATTACAAAGATGAACACCTATGCCCTCATCTCCAAAAAGTATATTCCCAATCCCCAAAATTAAAATTTTCAATTATTTACTTTTTCAATCTTTTTGTATCTCAGACCACTAATCATAGCATCTGCTCCACCATTAGGATATTTTAGAGAATTCCATATAACCATATAAATATGCACAGGAATAAAAATAATAAATGCCCATGTAACAATATGATGGATTAACCTCACATTTGCAAGTCCCCCACACATTACCTCAAACCATTTAAAATAATCCTCAAGCACACTGCCTAAACCATTATGATAAACATTATAATACAAAACAACACCTGTAAGACAAATTATTAAGGTTAATACAGCCAAAATAAAATAAGTTACAAATTGTAAAGGATTATAAGCTCCTTTAATGTGAGGGTGTTTGCCTACCCAAAGATAAACTTTGATTTGCTCAATCCAAACTTTTGGAGAGAGACATTGGTAAAATGAGACTCTCTCTAATCTGCTGGCTCTGTCAAAAATAAACAAATAAAGCCTAAAAATAGATACGCCAATAAGAGCAAATCCTAAAAATAAATGCCAACTCCTAATATAAGCTTGCAAAAAATTAGTTGGTTGTGGGCTTGGTTGAGATTGCAAAAATGGAAATGCAATATAAAAACCTGTAAAAATAAGTCCAAAAATCGCAAATGCTCTTATCCAGTGAAATATTCTGGTAAGTCCTGAAAATTCTTTATAAGCTTGGAACTTTTTCCCATTTGAAGTTATTGAGTTTTTCATCTTGTCCTCCTAAATCCTTGCAAACGCAGGATCGACTTTGTATTCACCAATTTTATTCCCCTTGGTATCCATCACATGAACTGAACAAGCAATACAAGGATCAAATGAATGGATAGTCCGAATAATTTCCAAAGGTTTTGTAATATCAGCCACTTTTGTCCCAATAAGACTCATCTCATAGGGTCCTTTTTGCCCTTTATTATCTCTAGGTCCTGCATTCCATGTAGAAGGGACAACAGCTTGATAATTTTCTACAACCCCATTTTTAATCCTTACCCAATGGCTTAGCATTCCTCTAGGGACTTGACCAATATACCTGCCTTTATATTCTTTGTTTTTATCAATAACATAATCAGCGCAAGTTGCCTTATCAGATTTTAAATTTTCTATCAAAGAATTTAAAGTCATCAATCCGTTATCTGCAATCGCTTTTGCTTCTATGCATCTTGCTGCTGTTCGTCCAAGTGTGCTAAAAAGCGCTTCAATAGGCAAACCACTATCCTTAAGAAATTGTGTGGCAATCTTAGTGATATAAGGATTTTTTGCAGCCAAACCTACAACAACTGATGCCAAAGGTCCTACTTCCATAGGCATACCATTATATCTGGGAGATTTTATCCAAGAATATTTCCCTTCCAAATCCAATAATTTTGTCTGTATAGGCTTGCCATCAGGACCAATACTTTTGCCATCTTTAAACCCTGTATAATTAGGATTTGTTTGTCCATCATAAGGTTGGAGTTGCACTTCTTTAGTATTTTCATATTGATACCATGAGTGGGTTACTTCTTCTTTGATAAGATTTTCATCAATAGGGTAGAGTTTATTCAAATCACCATTCAAGACAACCCCGCTACTAAGGAGATTGTGATCTTTTGAAAGCAAAATCTCTTCGTGAGCAATGAAATTTGTAAGCCCACAGCCTTTTATAACAGATTGTTCATCTTTGAAGGCTTTGCCTGCCATAACAAGATCCGGATAATAAGCACGATTGACAAAATCAGCAACTTTTTCAAATTTAAATTTCCATTCTGCTAAGCGCGTAGGATCCATAACA
Proteins encoded in this window:
- a CDS encoding HyaD/HybD family hydrogenase maturation endopeptidase → MKILILGIGNILFGDEGIGVHLCNFLKLNYAFRGDHDIDIIDGGTMAQMLIPIITSYDKVLILDCVSVDNEKIGEVYYFDFDNVPNTITWAGSAHEVEMLQTLKLTQLLGDLPPVKIIGIVPQVIGEQTAFRLSEEVKKGAVVAEKLAVGYLLDLGVEVEKIGNKDLQEIANFSFRGY
- the cybH gene encoding Ni/Fe-hydrogenase, b-type cytochrome subunit; protein product: MKNSITSNGKKFQAYKEFSGLTRIFHWIRAFAIFGLIFTGFYIAFPFLQSQPSPQPTNFLQAYIRSWHLFLGFALIGVSIFRLYLFIFDRASRLERVSFYQCLSPKVWIEQIKVYLWVGKHPHIKGAYNPLQFVTYFILAVLTLIICLTGVVLYYNVYHNGLGSVLEDYFKWFEVMCGGLANVRLIHHIVTWAFIIFIPVHIYMVIWNSLKYPNGGADAMISGLRYKKIEKVNN
- a CDS encoding nickel-dependent hydrogenase large subunit translates to MTKRIIVDPITRIEGHLRIEVIVDENNVIQDAFSSSTLFRGLETIIKNRDPRDAGLIAQRICGVCTYSHYKAGVTAVEDALGITPPLNALLVRSLMNIALILHDHVVHFYTLHGLDWCDITSALKADPAKAAKVAFKYTDYPLVAGEDELKAVQKRVTDFVKQGALGPFNNGYWGHKTYHFSPEQNLIVLSHYLKLLEIQREAAKMTAIFGAKQPHPQSLTVGGITSVMDVMDPTRLAEWKFKFEKVADFVNRAYYPDLVMAGKAFKDEQSVIKGCGLTNFIAHEEILLSKDHNLLSSGVVLNGDLNKLYPIDENLIKEEVTHSWYQYENTKEVQLQPYDGQTNPNYTGFKDGKSIGPDGKPIQTKLLDLEGKYSWIKSPRYNGMPMEVGPLASVVVGLAAKNPYITKIATQFLKDSGLPIEALFSTLGRTAARCIEAKAIADNGLMTLNSLIENLKSDKATCADYVIDKNKEYKGRYIGQVPRGMLSHWVRIKNGVVENYQAVVPSTWNAGPRDNKGQKGPYEMSLIGTKVADITKPLEIIRTIHSFDPCIACSVHVMDTKGNKIGEYKVDPAFARI